Proteins co-encoded in one Polyangiaceae bacterium genomic window:
- a CDS encoding TerB family tellurite resistance protein, whose protein sequence is MSDIENALDGMDEVQQALAAERAAQAESEGMAILGAMVEAAYIVAVADGSLSENETHTLIDGFTKLTEGDVDSDAIAGMLEYAGEGLESEGRDVRFEAIAGTLEDDALREGVFVVASAVAWKDGGIGEKQGLAVRALGKAFGFSENKLQTLLAKGRHA, encoded by the coding sequence ATGAGCGACATCGAGAACGCGTTGGACGGGATGGATGAAGTACAGCAGGCGCTTGCCGCTGAGCGGGCGGCCCAGGCCGAGTCAGAGGGCATGGCGATCCTAGGGGCAATGGTCGAAGCCGCATACATCGTGGCTGTCGCAGACGGGTCGCTGAGCGAAAACGAGACCCACACGCTCATCGACGGGTTCACGAAGCTCACCGAAGGCGACGTAGACTCCGACGCCATCGCGGGCATGCTCGAGTACGCTGGTGAGGGATTGGAGTCGGAGGGCCGCGACGTTCGCTTCGAGGCAATTGCTGGCACCCTGGAAGACGACGCCCTGCGCGAAGGAGTCTTCGTGGTCGCCAGCGCGGTCGCGTGGAAGGACGGCGGGATTGGCGAGAAGCAGGGCCTAGCGGTGCGTGCCCTAGGAAAGGCGTTCGGCTTCTCGGAGAACAAGCTGCAGACGCTGCTCGCCAAAGGGCGACACGCCTGA
- a CDS encoding MarC family protein — protein sequence MQLWSALFTLVLVLDPLGNLPVCVSLMKSVPEARRRRVLAREALVALVALLLFLFFGPQLLSLMGVSGPAVRIGGGVIFFLLALRMIFPDLGSITGDSEDGDREPFIVPIAIPLMAGPSALASVTLLSNTYPGQVWMWLGAVLGAWVIASVVLLFAPDVHRLIGQRGELVTQRLMGTLLVIIGVHMIMTGVSGYFPLTPNPA from the coding sequence ATGCAGCTGTGGTCTGCTTTGTTCACCCTGGTCTTGGTGCTCGATCCGCTAGGCAACCTGCCAGTGTGCGTTTCATTGATGAAGTCCGTGCCGGAGGCGAGGCGTCGGCGGGTGCTAGCCCGTGAGGCGCTCGTTGCACTGGTCGCGCTCCTGCTGTTTCTCTTCTTTGGTCCGCAGCTGCTTTCCTTGATGGGGGTGAGCGGACCGGCGGTGCGCATCGGGGGTGGCGTCATCTTCTTCTTGCTCGCCCTGCGGATGATTTTTCCCGACCTCGGTAGCATCACAGGTGACTCCGAGGACGGCGATCGCGAGCCCTTCATCGTGCCGATCGCGATTCCGCTGATGGCCGGACCGTCGGCGCTCGCTTCCGTGACTTTGCTCTCGAACACCTATCCAGGGCAGGTGTGGATGTGGCTTGGCGCCGTGCTGGGCGCCTGGGTGATCGCCTCGGTGGTGCTGCTATTTGCACCTGATGTGCACCGTTTGATTGGTCAGCGCGGTGAGCTGGTGACCCAACGACTGATGGGCACGCTGCTGGTGATCATCGGGGTACACATGATCATGACGGGCGTGAGCGGGTACTTTCCCCTCACCCCCAACCCTGCGTGA
- a CDS encoding NAD-dependent protein deacetylase, producing the protein MCRCMLGASSTPSAIPVDQESLGRLADLVAGQRWVVLTGAGVSTESGIPDYRGPETARRARNPIQYKEFVASVAGRQRYWARSMLGWTRFREALPNRTHRALATLEQRGNVVGVITQNVDRLHTKAGTRNVVELHGALAEVRCLGCGGISSRDHLQARLRELNPGWEHRQAELAPDGDAELDRGVVESFRVADCERCEGVLKPNVVFFGEGVPKPTVDAAWELFDAADGLLVAGSSLVVFSGFRFVRRATEREKTVVIVNLGETRGHAHASLTLDAPVGDVFDQLLTRVEATPIRVDRHTITQP; encoded by the coding sequence ATGTGTCGTTGCATGCTCGGCGCGTCATCCACGCCTTCTGCAATTCCAGTCGACCAAGAGTCCCTCGGCCGCCTCGCCGATCTAGTGGCAGGTCAGCGCTGGGTGGTCCTGACGGGCGCTGGGGTGAGTACCGAGAGCGGCATCCCAGACTACCGCGGACCGGAGACGGCGCGACGGGCCAGGAACCCAATCCAGTACAAGGAATTCGTAGCCAGCGTGGCAGGGCGACAGCGCTATTGGGCGCGCAGCATGCTCGGCTGGACCCGTTTCCGCGAGGCATTGCCCAATCGCACCCACCGGGCCCTCGCGACGCTGGAGCAGCGCGGGAACGTCGTCGGGGTTATCACGCAGAACGTAGACCGACTCCACACCAAGGCCGGTACGCGCAACGTGGTCGAGCTTCATGGTGCCCTGGCCGAGGTGCGCTGTCTTGGCTGCGGAGGCATTTCCTCACGGGATCACCTCCAAGCTCGGCTCCGGGAGTTGAACCCCGGCTGGGAGCACCGCCAGGCAGAGCTGGCTCCGGATGGCGACGCGGAGCTCGATCGGGGCGTAGTAGAGAGCTTCCGTGTCGCGGACTGTGAGCGGTGTGAGGGCGTCCTGAAGCCCAACGTGGTCTTCTTCGGCGAAGGAGTTCCGAAACCAACCGTCGACGCAGCCTGGGAGCTCTTTGACGCGGCGGATGGCTTGCTCGTCGCCGGCTCTTCCCTCGTCGTATTCTCAGGCTTTCGCTTCGTGCGGCGCGCAACCGAGCGGGAAAAGACTGTGGTGATCGTGAACCTGGGGGAAACCCGAGGGCACGCTCACGCTTCCCTTACACTGGATGCACCCGTTGGAGACGTCTTCGACCAGCTGCTGACTCGAGTCGAGGCTACCCCTATCCGCGTCGATCGACATACCATCACCCAGCCATGA
- the coaD gene encoding pantetheine-phosphate adenylyltransferase yields the protein MTIAVYAGTFDPITEGHRSVVQQAARLFTHVRVLVADNPDKQATFSVPERLEMLDEVLGPLPNVSTGHTRGLVVDYARRICANVLVRGIRGASDAAYETDMAAENRKLAPELATVLLAAEPDLSDVSSSRLKELVLAGEDVSRYCTPEVAQRVRARLLPGLTEV from the coding sequence ATGACGATAGCCGTCTACGCAGGCACATTCGACCCGATAACCGAAGGACACCGTTCGGTAGTGCAGCAGGCCGCGCGGCTCTTCACCCATGTGCGCGTGCTGGTAGCCGACAATCCCGACAAGCAAGCGACTTTCAGCGTGCCCGAGCGCTTGGAGATGCTCGACGAAGTGCTTGGTCCGCTGCCGAACGTCAGCACGGGACACACTCGTGGGCTGGTCGTCGACTACGCGCGGCGGATCTGCGCCAACGTCTTGGTGCGCGGTATCCGCGGGGCATCCGACGCCGCCTACGAGACCGACATGGCGGCTGAGAATCGCAAGCTCGCACCCGAGCTCGCCACGGTGCTCTTGGCCGCCGAACCTGACCTCAGCGACGTCAGCAGCAGCCGGCTCAAGGAGCTAGTGCTCGCCGGCGAAGACGTCTCCCGCTACTGCACTCCAGAAGTCGCGCAGCGCGTCCGCGCCCGACTACTGCCTGGACTCACCGAAGTCTGA
- a CDS encoding nitroreductase family deazaflavin-dependent oxidoreductase gives MPKPRPDGLDSPIVPRIMRWMSHANTWVYKKSGGKLGGRFLGGAPVCLLTTTGRKSGEPRTTPLLYIRDGESVVVVASQGGMPKHPLWYLNLQAKPECEVQIRRETLKLKARTASPEERAKLWPRLLEMYSDFEDYQSWTDRVIPVVILEPR, from the coding sequence ATGCCGAAACCGCGCCCCGACGGCCTAGACTCACCAATCGTCCCCCGCATCATGCGTTGGATGTCCCATGCGAATACCTGGGTGTACAAGAAGTCCGGCGGCAAACTCGGCGGACGCTTCTTGGGCGGCGCCCCGGTTTGTCTGCTGACGACGACGGGACGAAAATCAGGCGAGCCGAGGACCACACCGCTGCTCTACATCCGCGACGGCGAGAGCGTTGTGGTCGTAGCGTCTCAAGGCGGAATGCCCAAGCACCCGCTGTGGTACCTGAACCTGCAAGCGAAGCCGGAGTGCGAAGTGCAAATCCGCCGGGAAACATTGAAACTGAAGGCGCGCACCGCCAGCCCCGAAGAGCGCGCGAAACTCTGGCCGCGCCTCCTCGAGATGTATTCGGACTTCGAGGACTACCAGAGCTGGACGGATCGAGTGATCCCGGTGGTCATCCTGGAGCCGCGCTGA
- a CDS encoding aspartate/tyrosine/aromatic aminotransferase yields MFERLESAPADPILGLTEAFRADPRDTKINLGVGVFKNDEGKTPSLECVRRAEKILAESEVDRSYLPITGPEAYGKEVRQLLLGALAGDIGGRGVTAQTPGGTGALRVAADFVAKHRPGKVWLSDPTWANHNAIFKAAGLEVKSYRYYDAGRKGLNVEAMLEDLSQADEQDLVLFHASCHNPTGFDPSPEQWQELQKVQAARGFLTLFDTAYQGFGDGLDEDVASIRAFAKGKAPFFVASSFSKNFSLYNERIGALTFVGENADEASRVFSHVKIAIRTNYSNPPRTGGALVTSVLTNPELRTLWEKEVAGMRARLQELRVSLVDALKASGAKRDFSFMLNQKGMFSYTGLSPEEVDQLTQKHGVYMVRSGRINVAGITSKNLPLLVSAITDVLG; encoded by the coding sequence ATGTTCGAACGTCTCGAGAGCGCACCTGCAGATCCCATCCTCGGTCTCACCGAAGCCTTCCGTGCCGATCCTCGAGATACCAAGATCAATCTCGGAGTCGGCGTCTTCAAGAATGACGAGGGCAAGACGCCTTCGTTGGAGTGTGTCCGCCGCGCGGAGAAAATCCTCGCGGAATCAGAGGTTGACCGCAGCTATCTGCCCATCACCGGGCCCGAGGCCTATGGCAAGGAAGTCAGGCAGCTCCTGCTCGGCGCCTTGGCTGGCGATATTGGTGGTCGCGGCGTGACGGCGCAGACTCCGGGCGGCACCGGCGCCCTACGCGTGGCCGCGGACTTCGTGGCCAAGCACCGCCCCGGCAAGGTCTGGTTGAGCGACCCAACGTGGGCCAACCACAACGCGATCTTCAAGGCGGCGGGCCTCGAGGTGAAGAGCTACCGCTACTACGACGCGGGTCGCAAGGGCCTGAACGTCGAAGCCATGCTCGAGGATTTATCTCAGGCCGACGAACAAGACCTAGTGCTCTTCCACGCGAGCTGCCACAACCCCACTGGCTTCGACCCGTCTCCGGAGCAGTGGCAGGAGCTGCAGAAGGTTCAAGCGGCGCGCGGCTTCCTCACGCTGTTCGACACGGCGTATCAGGGCTTCGGCGATGGACTGGACGAGGACGTCGCGAGCATTCGCGCGTTTGCGAAAGGCAAGGCACCGTTCTTCGTCGCCAGCTCGTTCTCCAAGAACTTCAGCCTCTACAACGAGCGCATCGGCGCGCTGACCTTCGTGGGCGAAAACGCTGACGAGGCGTCGCGGGTGTTCAGCCACGTGAAAATCGCGATCCGCACCAACTACTCGAACCCGCCGCGGACCGGTGGCGCACTGGTAACCAGCGTGCTGACCAATCCGGAGCTCAGGACGCTGTGGGAGAAAGAAGTCGCCGGCATGCGAGCGCGGTTACAAGAGCTACGCGTGTCTTTGGTCGATGCCCTGAAGGCGTCGGGAGCCAAACGCGACTTCAGCTTCATGTTGAATCAGAAGGGGATGTTCTCCTACACGGGGCTCTCCCCAGAGGAAGTCGACCAGCTGACGCAGAAGCACGGCGTGTACATGGTGCGCTCGGGTCGCATCAACGTCGCGGGCATCACCAGCAAGAACCTTCCGCTCTTGGTGTCGGCGATCACCGACGTCCTCGGCTGA
- a CDS encoding DNA mismatch repair protein, whose product MALKSIPDLLFADPLPRLDLDRLRRVVSFVYAAGDSGGALAEALCRVRPIESSFEPGCFARDVFLDDLASSLFAVTLEGREFGVALEYALNVVATPPRAEEDVAYRRGILDELMARPALVERAGESYAAIARLKQHLEDSDPSNPVESVRRRLDLLEDVRGVLLGLAAFSECKSGLGRIAEWAAGQRARPEFARLTELLDFETNLSLMDLRVRVGADGRLRGFDIVKLEENVRNRFYLTPLKRWLNRIHMWFRGYRFGEHELLSRLVDSAFSAFEPQVAALLQLGLDLGMYVGQLQFRARAQRVKLDMRCADLVSGGEGSRLERLFNPLLLAHGVEPIPCDIEFGGNCSVLVVTGPNSGGKTRLMQSLAFAQLLGEGGWLVPAAHARLERAGGLFASLIEEPAADQREGRLGSELLRIRRVFEHARPGALVLLDELCSGTNPSEGEQLFELVVELLFELRPRAFVTTHFLELAQRLERELKPDHPGDLGFLQVELDEHMVPTFGFVPGVASTSLARETASRLGVTRDELLGLIRRHPALPSPSEPPVVDSQANVEAPDSAFDSVRQS is encoded by the coding sequence TTGGCACTGAAAAGCATCCCCGATCTGCTGTTCGCTGATCCGCTGCCACGGCTCGACCTCGATCGCCTGAGGCGTGTGGTGTCGTTCGTCTATGCGGCGGGTGACTCAGGTGGTGCGCTAGCTGAGGCGCTGTGTCGCGTGAGACCGATAGAAAGCAGCTTCGAGCCGGGGTGCTTTGCGAGAGACGTCTTCCTGGACGATCTCGCATCGAGTCTGTTCGCCGTCACGTTGGAGGGCCGGGAGTTCGGCGTGGCCCTGGAGTATGCGCTCAACGTCGTCGCGACCCCGCCTCGCGCAGAAGAGGACGTGGCCTACCGCCGAGGGATCCTCGACGAGCTGATGGCACGGCCCGCGTTGGTCGAGCGAGCTGGGGAGAGCTACGCGGCGATCGCACGGCTCAAGCAGCATCTCGAAGACTCGGATCCTTCCAATCCCGTGGAGTCGGTTCGCCGTCGGCTGGACCTGTTGGAGGATGTACGTGGGGTGCTGCTGGGGCTGGCCGCGTTTTCGGAGTGCAAGTCCGGCCTTGGAAGGATCGCTGAGTGGGCTGCGGGCCAGCGCGCACGCCCGGAGTTCGCGCGCCTGACTGAGTTGCTCGACTTCGAGACCAACCTCTCGCTGATGGACTTGAGGGTGCGCGTCGGAGCTGATGGCCGACTGCGCGGCTTCGACATCGTCAAACTCGAGGAGAACGTCAGAAACCGCTTCTACCTGACTCCCCTCAAGCGTTGGCTGAACCGCATTCACATGTGGTTCCGCGGTTATCGCTTTGGCGAGCACGAGCTCTTGTCCCGACTGGTCGACTCGGCGTTTTCCGCGTTCGAACCCCAGGTAGCTGCGCTTCTGCAACTCGGCCTCGATCTTGGAATGTACGTTGGCCAACTCCAGTTTCGTGCCCGCGCGCAACGCGTAAAGCTCGACATGCGCTGCGCAGACTTGGTTTCGGGGGGGGAGGGAAGTCGTCTCGAACGCCTCTTCAATCCGTTGCTCCTCGCTCACGGGGTCGAACCGATTCCGTGCGATATCGAGTTCGGGGGCAACTGCTCGGTACTGGTCGTCACTGGGCCGAACTCAGGCGGCAAGACGCGCTTGATGCAGTCGTTGGCGTTCGCGCAGCTGCTCGGTGAGGGAGGGTGGTTGGTTCCGGCGGCGCACGCACGTTTGGAGCGGGCGGGCGGTCTGTTCGCGTCTCTGATCGAGGAACCGGCGGCGGACCAACGGGAGGGGCGCCTTGGTAGCGAGCTACTGCGTATCCGTAGGGTATTCGAGCACGCGCGACCAGGAGCGCTGGTGTTGCTCGACGAGCTTTGCTCGGGGACGAATCCCTCGGAAGGGGAGCAGCTCTTCGAGCTGGTGGTCGAGCTACTGTTCGAACTCCGTCCGAGGGCGTTCGTCACGACTCATTTTCTTGAGCTCGCGCAGCGCCTCGAGCGCGAACTCAAGCCGGATCACCCAGGGGACCTTGGCTTCTTACAGGTGGAACTCGACGAGCACATGGTGCCCACCTTTGGCTTTGTGCCCGGTGTGGCCAGCACCTCGCTTGCGCGTGAGACTGCCTCCCGTCTGGGCGTTACACGCGATGAGCTACTCGGGTTGATCCGCCGTCATCCGGCGCTGCCAAGCCCTTCAGAGCCGCCTGTGGTGGACAGCCAAGCGAACGTGGAAGCGCCGGACTCCGCATTTGATTCCGTGCGGCAAAGCTAG
- a CDS encoding urea transporter: protein MINETILPERTGWLLLALFSLAWILLGRYWGKKASGLDGYMLAGRSVGLALGTATAVATWVTSNTTMLAPQFALEFGIWGMLAYSTASFGLFLFAPMAQRIRQLMPRGYTSGEFVRLRYGRTAYLLFLLISLFYALTWMISMAMAGGTLLEALSGIPYTYGMTVVLGVCVLYTLFGGLYAVIGTDFIQSFIILVGVVVVALATLSQVDLSQVHAHTQATRPALMHVMFPAAVMAVFNNLLFGLGEIFHSNVWWSRAFAMREGVGKKAYLLGGLLWLPIPVAAGFIALAAPLLDVNIVRPDMVGPVVAGKLLGSVGAVVVFVVVFSSIASSIDSLLAATADLITKDVIQQFILPKARDTQLEKISSWVIVGLGVVTWLVCLPRVGTLATVLFFAGALVASTIWPIAMGLYSKKTNPHGAALGMLLGSIGGLCAYFLVAWYVAALVGTVISMTCVLVSTFIAPHKFDWATLDPSRPEEDDASEAPLEPQPVGGAE, encoded by the coding sequence ATGATCAACGAGACCATCCTGCCCGAGCGCACGGGCTGGCTGCTACTAGCGCTTTTCAGCCTCGCTTGGATCCTTCTCGGCCGCTACTGGGGCAAGAAGGCGTCGGGTCTAGACGGCTACATGCTCGCAGGGCGCAGTGTGGGGCTGGCGCTCGGCACGGCGACCGCCGTGGCAACGTGGGTCACATCCAACACCACGATGCTCGCCCCGCAGTTTGCGCTGGAGTTCGGCATCTGGGGGATGCTGGCGTACTCCACCGCTTCCTTCGGTCTGTTCTTGTTCGCGCCGATGGCGCAACGCATTCGCCAGCTTATGCCGCGCGGATATACAAGCGGGGAGTTCGTGCGCCTGCGCTACGGCCGCACGGCGTACCTCTTGTTCTTGCTGATCAGCCTCTTCTACGCGCTTACGTGGATGATCAGCATGGCCATGGCCGGCGGCACTCTGCTCGAGGCGCTGAGCGGGATCCCGTATACGTACGGAATGACCGTCGTGCTCGGTGTGTGCGTGCTGTACACGCTGTTCGGCGGACTGTACGCGGTCATCGGAACCGACTTCATCCAAAGCTTCATCATCCTGGTCGGCGTCGTGGTGGTCGCCTTGGCCACGCTGAGCCAAGTCGACCTGTCTCAGGTGCACGCTCACACTCAAGCAACGCGCCCTGCGCTGATGCACGTGATGTTCCCTGCTGCTGTGATGGCGGTGTTCAACAACTTGCTGTTCGGCCTAGGCGAGATCTTCCACAGCAATGTGTGGTGGAGTCGCGCGTTTGCGATGCGCGAAGGGGTTGGCAAGAAGGCGTACTTGCTTGGCGGCTTGTTGTGGCTCCCCATCCCTGTCGCGGCTGGCTTCATCGCGCTGGCGGCGCCGTTGCTCGACGTCAACATCGTGCGACCGGACATGGTCGGTCCCGTCGTTGCGGGCAAGCTGCTCGGCTCCGTTGGCGCCGTCGTGGTCTTCGTCGTCGTGTTCTCGTCCATCGCCTCGAGCATCGACAGCCTGCTGGCAGCCACTGCTGACTTGATCACCAAGGACGTCATCCAGCAGTTCATCTTGCCCAAGGCGAGAGATACCCAACTCGAGAAGATCTCGAGCTGGGTCATCGTGGGGCTCGGCGTGGTGACCTGGCTCGTCTGCCTACCGAGAGTCGGAACGCTGGCCACGGTGCTGTTCTTCGCCGGGGCGCTCGTCGCAAGCACCATCTGGCCGATCGCCATGGGCCTGTACTCGAAGAAGACGAATCCTCACGGAGCTGCCTTGGGCATGTTGCTTGGCAGCATCGGCGGGCTATGCGCTTACTTCTTGGTGGCGTGGTACGTCGCCGCGCTGGTGGGCACTGTGATTTCGATGACCTGCGTCTTGGTGAGCACGTTCATCGCGCCACACAAGTTCGATTGGGCCACGCTCGATCCAAGTCGACCTGAAGAAGATGACGCGAGCGAAGCGCCCCTCGAGCCTCAACCTGTTGGCGGTGCAGAATGA
- a CDS encoding aspartate carbamoyltransferase → MVELADGIHSGPGPFHSNSKGRRLDPSAILSANAKRIDFDRLEMLNGQSVVHAGQFDRETIVELARFAALLELSEVASHHPLDGKLVITAFFEASTRTRLSFESAVLRLDGKVLSVPDGRTTGAAKGESLEDIGEMMNTYGDLVIMRHTETDAVRRIRTNLQLPLINAGNGSGEHPTQALVDWYSLLKWRPALAAPEVPEAQRIHLGIVGTPGNMRAVKSFMRMALTFSAGISKITVVSEMADPLGVELAAWVAESDLKVDLTNDIEEVIGSLDVIYMNSIALLGDSYKTLDSRYRLHAESNLKPDAIILHPMARRSELDTSLDGTPHNLYFAQAAGAVFIRQAILICLLGRVAAIPGGIRLLTQ, encoded by the coding sequence ATGGTAGAGCTAGCCGATGGCATCCACTCCGGGCCGGGGCCATTTCACTCCAACTCCAAGGGGCGGCGCCTTGACCCGAGCGCCATCTTGAGCGCTAACGCCAAGCGTATCGATTTCGACCGCTTGGAGATGCTGAATGGCCAGTCGGTGGTTCACGCGGGTCAATTCGACCGCGAGACGATCGTTGAACTCGCACGTTTCGCGGCGTTGTTGGAGCTGTCGGAGGTTGCGAGCCACCACCCACTGGACGGCAAGCTGGTGATCACGGCGTTCTTCGAGGCGAGTACGCGAACACGACTCTCATTCGAGAGCGCCGTGTTGCGCCTGGACGGCAAGGTGCTCAGCGTGCCCGATGGACGCACCACAGGGGCCGCAAAGGGTGAGAGCCTCGAAGACATCGGGGAGATGATGAACACCTACGGCGACCTCGTCATCATGCGCCACACGGAAACGGACGCCGTGAGGCGGATCCGCACCAACCTCCAGTTGCCGTTGATCAACGCGGGCAACGGCTCAGGCGAACACCCGACGCAAGCACTCGTCGACTGGTACTCCCTGCTCAAGTGGCGTCCCGCGTTGGCCGCGCCGGAAGTTCCCGAGGCGCAGCGTATTCACCTAGGCATCGTGGGTACGCCAGGCAACATGCGCGCCGTAAAGAGCTTCATGCGCATGGCGCTGACCTTCTCCGCCGGGATCTCGAAGATCACCGTGGTGTCTGAAATGGCGGACCCCCTGGGTGTAGAGCTCGCTGCCTGGGTCGCTGAGAGTGATCTGAAGGTCGACCTCACGAACGACATCGAAGAGGTCATCGGGTCGCTAGATGTCATTTACATGAACTCGATCGCCCTGCTCGGAGACAGCTACAAGACCCTGGACAGCCGTTACCGTCTCCACGCGGAAAGCAATCTCAAACCCGACGCAATCATCCTTCACCCGATGGCTCGGCGTTCGGAGCTCGATACGTCTCTGGACGGCACCCCCCACAACCTCTACTTCGCTCAAGCGGCGGGGGCGGTGTTCATCCGTCAGGCAATTTTGATCTGCCTCTTAGGGCGCGTCGCCGCGATCCCGGGAGGCATTCGTCTGCTCACCCAGTGA
- the asnB gene encoding asparagine synthase (glutamine-hydrolyzing), which yields MCGIVGFWQPEKLPGNADALLGRMMARLHHRGPDGSGSHVDRDRGLAMGHTRLTIIDLRTGQQPLFARKQGLVLTSNGELYDYKKIRAEYVCEGQRFATKSDSETALFHYMRHGLDFVERLRGEFAIAIFDEKEKRLVLVRDRFGIKPLYYHLKNDLLVYGSECKALLAHPDVPRKLDKRAALNQMMQVMVPGTTSFEGIHALEPGCMLIVQEQAGRLVGRVHRYWDMDFPDAKDHDPDPDPRPYIRGVQDRLVDAVSARLEADVPVGCYLSGGIDSCSMLGLATALQQAPVKAFTISFDNKAYDEAAIATEMAMSTGADQEILELGADELYGDSFIRTVWHSERTFYNTLGVAKWHMSKRVRECGYKVVVTGEGSDELFGGYVFFKRDMFRHAPEFAHQGKAAESAMAERNAVFKGSVLTEEDASHPAFDELVGFTPSWLQSWLLTLAQARPLLADDVLEELKDYDPVQAIADKLDSHKLKGRHPLDKVQYTWIKTMLEGQILTWGGDRVDMANSMESRPAFLDQHVAEFARTLPPRLRISEQGVEKWVLREAMRGVLPQVLYEREKFAFMAPPAHTDRKKRQAIDEMLSERLTPDHVKALGLFDVDRVNQFLEDSRREQDHAKAVRNDILLNHILGLHLIQQELLDRALS from the coding sequence ATGTGTGGAATCGTTGGGTTCTGGCAACCCGAAAAATTACCCGGCAACGCGGACGCACTGCTCGGCAGAATGATGGCACGACTGCACCATCGCGGCCCCGACGGCAGCGGTAGCCATGTTGACCGCGATCGAGGGCTGGCCATGGGACACACTCGGCTGACGATCATCGATCTGCGGACAGGTCAGCAGCCACTGTTCGCGCGCAAGCAAGGGCTCGTGCTCACCTCCAACGGCGAGCTTTACGACTACAAAAAAATCCGCGCAGAATATGTCTGCGAGGGTCAGCGATTCGCCACCAAGAGCGACAGCGAGACGGCTCTGTTCCACTACATGCGCCATGGATTGGATTTCGTCGAGCGCCTCCGCGGAGAGTTCGCCATCGCGATCTTCGACGAGAAAGAGAAGCGCTTGGTGCTCGTGCGGGACCGCTTTGGCATCAAGCCGCTCTACTATCACTTGAAGAACGACCTCCTGGTGTACGGCTCAGAGTGCAAGGCGCTGCTCGCGCACCCCGATGTGCCACGCAAATTGGACAAGCGGGCTGCCCTCAACCAGATGATGCAGGTGATGGTGCCTGGGACGACCTCCTTCGAGGGGATCCACGCACTTGAGCCGGGCTGCATGTTGATTGTGCAGGAGCAAGCGGGTCGCTTGGTGGGACGCGTCCATCGCTACTGGGACATGGACTTCCCCGACGCGAAGGATCACGATCCGGACCCCGATCCGCGACCCTATATCCGCGGGGTACAAGACCGCTTGGTTGATGCAGTCAGCGCAAGGCTCGAGGCGGATGTCCCCGTGGGTTGCTACCTGAGCGGCGGCATCGACAGCTGCTCCATGCTCGGTCTCGCCACGGCCCTGCAACAGGCTCCAGTCAAGGCATTCACCATCAGCTTCGACAACAAGGCCTACGACGAAGCCGCGATTGCCACCGAGATGGCAATGAGCACCGGCGCCGACCAAGAGATCCTCGAGCTGGGTGCTGACGAGCTCTACGGCGACAGCTTCATTCGCACGGTGTGGCACTCGGAGCGAACCTTCTACAACACCCTGGGCGTCGCCAAATGGCACATGAGCAAACGCGTCCGGGAGTGCGGCTACAAAGTGGTCGTGACGGGCGAAGGCAGCGACGAGCTATTCGGCGGATACGTCTTCTTCAAGCGGGACATGTTTCGTCACGCACCGGAATTTGCGCACCAAGGCAAGGCGGCGGAGTCCGCAATGGCGGAGCGCAACGCGGTGTTCAAAGGCTCCGTGCTGACGGAGGAGGACGCGTCCCATCCGGCTTTCGATGAGCTCGTCGGGTTCACGCCGTCCTGGCTTCAGAGCTGGCTCCTGACGCTGGCTCAAGCGCGTCCGCTGCTAGCCGACGACGTGCTGGAGGAGCTCAAAGACTACGATCCCGTGCAGGCAATCGCGGACAAGCTCGACTCACACAAGCTGAAGGGGCGTCATCCCCTCGACAAGGTTCAGTACACCTGGATCAAGACCATGCTCGAAGGTCAAATCCTGACCTGGGGAGGCGATCGCGTCGACATGGCAAACTCCATGGAATCGCGCCCAGCCTTCTTGGACCAACACGTCGCGGAGTTCGCCCGCACCTTGCCGCCGCGGCTGCGCATCAGCGAGCAGGGCGTGGAAAAGTGGGTCCTTCGGGAGGCCATGCGAGGCGTGCTCCCCCAGGTGCTGTACGAGCGAGAGAAGTTCGCGTTCATGGCGCCCCCGGCTCATACGGATCGCAAGAAGCGCCAGGCGATCGACGAAATGCTCAGCGAGCGCCTCACGCCAGATCACGTGAAGGCTCTAGGACTATTCGACGTCGACCGCGTGAATCAGTTCCTCGAGGATTCAAGGCGAGAGCAGGACCATGCCAAGGCCGTTCGCAACGACATCTTGCTGAACCACATCCTGGGCCTGCACCTGATCCAACAGGAGTTACTGGATCGCGCCCTGTCGTGA